A genome region from Erigeron canadensis isolate Cc75 chromosome 3, C_canadensis_v1, whole genome shotgun sequence includes the following:
- the LOC122591557 gene encoding histone chaperone RTT106-like, producing the protein MARREIINKLIQIQQSRITKKKVSMGELVLHKKGSLQQKDNLQQNIKISLFIATRKSGVGKRKSFVIENDQEDEEGDTRFHDPNDVENDDIEDTEHMVHESNENDDNDDIDDDIDVDEANEAGHGFEDDGDEDMNDSENDVEYENNELGQEDHAGTQLLKKMFNLTNRLCFWLVL; encoded by the exons ATGGCCAGAAGAGAAATCATCAACAAGTTGATACAGATTCAACAAAGCAGaatcactaaaaaaaaagtttccatGGGTGAATTGGTTTTACATAAAAAAGGGTCACTACAGCAAAAGGACAACCTCCAACAGAATATAAAAATTTCCCTTTTTATCGCAACACGCAAATCAGGTGTAGGAAAAAGAAAGTCTTTTGTTATTGAAAATGATCAGGAGGACGAAGAAGGTGACACGAGATTTCATG ACCCAAATgatgttgaaaatgatgataTTGAAGACACAGAGCATATGGTACATGAAAGTAATGAAAACGACGATAATGATGACATAGATGATGACATAGATGTGGATGAAGCTAATGAAGCAGGACATGGTTTCGAAGATGATGGAGATGAAGACATGAATGATAGCGAGAATGATGTGGAATATGAGAATAATGAACTTGGCCAAGAAGATCATGCAGGTACtcaactattaaaaaaaatgtttaatttaacTAATAGATTGTGTTTTTGGTTGGTTTTGTAA
- the LOC122591556 gene encoding uncharacterized protein LOC122591556, which produces MDTSWMSLSRATTQYEKGLDEFLDYIFSIDSKNGQILCPCIDCCNQVWVDREQAKMHLICVGFIKGYKIEPLISEPCDSPMLDAEDDMQGLVHDAFHEFGQNRHENEIGTVNESRSMPNTEAKKIFKVLEDAKKDLYPGCKRFSVLSIVVRLFHSKCIGNCNDKGFSMMLDTLREAFPHASIPKSLYELRKIIRDLGLTYEKIDACPNDCMLYWNKNKNKAKCDTCHMSRYKANENDSEDESVSTTSNTDKKIGAKVLRYFPLIPRLQRLFMSSKTAASMRWHDESRTKDGYLRHPADSPAWKTFDFEYPEFAKESRNVRLGLASDGFNPFRTMSVSHSTWPVVLMPYNLPPWMCMKQPYFILSFLIPGPSAPGNNIDVYMEPLVAELKELWDINGVETYDASTKSNFHMCASLLSTISDFPAYANLLGWSTKEELERQPRGLTESEVLEELNGFEIKFGKLVKDNPDLPFNWKKRNGKTKDHLKARLDLQAMGIRPELHPEFHDNNKVYIPPACFSMDKKEKEIFCHVLQRVKVPDGHASNISRCVQLKPPKLFGLKSHDNHILMQELLPVALRNVLPKHVRHLVMKLCHYFKQLCSKVLNPNDLVQMENEIGKILCDLERIFPPSFFDVMVHL; this is translated from the exons ATGGACACGAGTTGGATGTCTTTATCAAGAGCTACCACCCAATACGAAAAAGGTCTAGATGAATTTCTCGATTATATTTTTTCAATAGATAGTAAAAATGGTCAGATTTTGTGTCCATGTATTGATTGTTGTAATCAAGTATGGGTTGATCGGGAGCAGGCTAAAATGCATCTGATATGTGTCGGGTTTATCAAAGGCTATAAAATTGAACCTTTGATTTCTGAACCATGTGATAGTCCTATGTTGGATGCCGAAGATGACATGCAAGGGTTGGTGCATGATGCCTTCCACGAGTTTGGTCAGAATAGACACGAAAATGAAATAGGAACAGTAAATGAAAGTAGGAGTATGCCAAACACAGAAGCGAAGAAGATTTTTAAAGTATTGGAAGATGCAAAGAAAGACCTATATCCTGGGTGTAAAAGGTTCTCCGTTCTTTCTATTGTTGTTAGACTGTTCCATAGTAAATGTATTGGGAACTGTAATGACAAGGGCTTCAGCATGATGCTTGATACTTTGAGGGAAGCCTTCCCTCATGCTTCTATACCGAAGTCATTGTATGAACTAAGAAAGATAATAAGAGATTTGGGACTTACTTATGAGAAAATTGATGCATGTCCTAATGATTGTATGTTGTActggaataaaaacaaaaacaaggcAAAATGTGATACATGCCATATGTCAAGGTATAAAGCAAATGAAAATGATTCTGAAGATGAGTCAGTGTCGACCACATCTAATACAGATAAAAAGATTGGAGCAAAGGTTTTGCGTTACTTTCCCCTCATCCCACGGTTGCAAAGGTTGTTTATGTCATCTAAAACTGCTGCCTCCATGAGATGGCATGATGAAAGTCGCACGAAAGATGGTTACTTGAGGCATCCCGCAGATTCCCCAGCTTGGAAAACGTTTGATTTTGAGTATCCTGAATTTGCTAAAGAATCTCGTAATGTCAGGCTTGGTTTAGCGAGTGACGGGTTCAACCCTTTTAGAACAATGAGTGTTTCTCATAGTACATGGCCTGTTGTTCTGATGCCATATAATCTACCTCCTTGGATGTGCATGAAACAACCGTATTTCATTCTCTCCTTCCTTATACCTGGCCCATCTGCCCCGGGAAATAATATAGATGTTTACATGGAACCTTTAGTGGCTGAGCTAAAGGAGTTGTGGGATATTAATGGAGTAGAGACATATGATGCATCAACTAAGAGTAACTTTCATATGTGTGCTTCTTTGTTATCGACAATAAGTGACTTTCCAGCTTATGCAAATCTATTGGGATGGAGCACCAAAG AGGAACTGGAGAGGCAACCACGCGGCTTAACCGAGTCAGAAGTGCTTGAAGAGTTAAATGGTTTTGAAATTAAATTTGGAAAACTTGTGAAGGACAACCCAGATCTACCATTTAATTGGAAAAAgagaa ATGGAAAGACCAAGGATCATTTAAAAGCACGCCTTGATTTACAAGCAATGGGTATAAGACCTGAACTTCATCCTGAATTTCACGATAACAACAAAGTGTATATACCACCTGCTTGTTTCTCAATGGACAAAAAAGAGAAGGAAATCTTTTGTCATGTGCTTCAAAGGGTAAAAGTTCCAGATGGACATGCATCTAATATATCAAGATGTGTACAGTTAAAACCTCCAAAACTATTTggccttaaaagtcatgataaTCATATTTTGATGCAAGAGTTGCTTCCTGTTGCCTTGCGGAATGTGTTACCTAAGCACGTCCGCCATCTTGTGATGAAGCTATGTCATTACTTTAAACAACTATGCTCAAAAGTTCTTAATCCAAATGATTTGGTTCAAATGGAAAATGAGATTGGAAAAATCCTTTGTGATTTAGAAAGGATTTTTCCGCCATCATTTTTTGATGTCATGGTTCATCTTTGA